The Cervus elaphus chromosome 12, mCerEla1.1, whole genome shotgun sequence DNA window CCGGTGCTGCAGGTCCTTGATGGTCTGCTCCATGTTCTTCTTCATGCGCTCCAGGTGCGCGCTGGTGTCCTGCTCCTTCTTTAGCTCCTCCGCCATCATGGCGGCCTGCGCATGGGAGAGAAGTGATACTCGGTCTAAGTCTTCCAGTCCAAGAAAACCCTGGCGTGGAGCACGCAGACCCGGCAGGGGGACTCACATCCGTGATGGCCTTCTTGGCCTTCTCCTCGGCGTTCCTGCACTCCTGCACCGCCTCCTCCACTTCAGTCTGAAGCTGGGACAGGTCTGCctccatcttcttcttctggtTGATGAGGCTGGTGTTCTGAGGGTTGGGGTGGGCAGAGCAGGAAAAGCAGCACTGAGCATCCACGCCTGCCTCCTGAAACTCATCTGCGGAGTCCTGCCTGTGCTCCCCTCTGGGACTGCCCAAGGGCACTGCTCACCTGGGAGTGGAGCAGCTGCACCCGCTCGCTGGTCTCGATCAGCTCCTGCTCCGCCAGCTTCCGGGACCGCTCCGTCTGCTCCACCACGGCCCGCAGCTCCTCCAGCTCGGCCTGCAGCAGGTTGTTACGCCGCTCCACGATGGCGATGTTCTCCTTCAGGTCGTCGTTGGCACGGACTGCGTCGTCCAGCTGGATCTGGGTGTCCTGTGCATCAAGAGAGATGCATGAGGGAGGGAGCTGGGCTCAACCCATCAGAAGGCTGTTAGCTGAACTGGATGCTGCAGGGAGCCTGTGGTGGTGGCTCGGGCAGGGCCTGTGGGAGGGGTCAGTGATGGTTCAGGGGCAGGAGCGAGCTGGTGCTGTGATGGTGGGATGCCACTGCCCCTCTCTGGATGAGGCGACTTCCTGCTTCCAAAATCACCGTGTACCTTCAGCAAGCTCTGGAGGCTCTTGACTTGCTTCTGGGCCTCGGCAGCCAAGCGGTTGGCATGGCTGAGCTGGATCTCCATCTCGTTGAGGTCGCCCTCCATCTTTTTCTTCACCCGCAGGGCCTCGTTGCGGCTGCGCGTCTCTGCATCCAGGGAGGTCTGCAGCGAGTCCACCACCCGAAGGTGGTTGCGCTTGGCCTGCTCCATCTCCTCGTCCTTCTCTGCCAGCTTCCGCTCCATCTCTGCCTTGATCTGGTTGAACTCCAGCTGGGCCCGGAGGATCTTGCCCTCCTCGTGttccagggaggcctggagggggTTGGGAAGAGAAGGTCTGAGGCATTCAGGGCACAGGATGGGGCCAGGGGGCTGTCCATGAATCGTGGATACAAAGTCAGCTCAAGAGTGGTATAAGTGGTTCAGTCaaagaagcaggaggaggaagaagaaaagaatttgaaaggaaaaaaaaggcctAAGAGAAGGTGATTCAGGCTTTTATAGAGGAGAGTGAGCTataaagacaaagaggaaaatgaagagagTGGTGTTGCCAAGGAAACAGAGGCAATCAGGCACAGAATGTAAAAGCtcaaagagggaggcagaggtgaAAAGAGGGGGAGTGAAACAGGAAATCTTGTCTAAGATGTAATAGGTAAAATGTCTGTGTGAAGGCAAGTGAGTGACCGGTTCTTTCGTTCATTCCCCaaaatttattgagtgcctactaagTGTCAGGCACTGTCCTAGGCTCTGAGGATGGGCCCGTGAACAAAGGAAAGAGGAGATGAGAACAGGGACCATAGCCTAGCCCTCAGCTTCTTCTCCCGCCCTCTGCACCTCCTCCACTCCGGTGTGCGCACCTCGGCCTCCTCCAGGGCCGACTGCAGCTCCATCTTCTCGGCCTCCAGCTGCTTGCGGACCTTCTCCAGCTCGTGGATGGTCTTGCCACTGGAGCCCAGCTGCTCAGTCAGGTCGGAGATCTCCTCTGTGGGAGGGGCGGGCAGCTCAGTCGGGGGCTGCCTGCTCCGACGGGGGAAGGCCTGCAGGAGCCGCGGGGCGGCACCACGTGCGGacccgccctgccccgcccctcccggCCTGCGCCCGCACCCTGCAGGTTCTTGTTCTCGCGCTTGAAGGTCTCCAGATGCTCCAGGGACTCCTCGTAGGCGTTCTTGAGCTTGAAGAGCTCGGTGCTGAGGGAGCGCGCCTCCTTCTGCGAGGACTCCAGCTCCGACTGCGACTCCTCGTACTTCTGCTTCCACTCGGCCAGGATCTGCGGGGACCCGACGGACGGACGCGGCTCAAGGGGCAGCCGCAGCCCCGCCTCCGGGACCCAGGTCCCCCTCCTAGGCCCAGCCTCCCCTGGCCTCAGCCTCCTGGGAGGATGTTCCTGACTCCAGCTTGTCCACCTGTTCTGTCCCCTGGCTGCGGCCCCCAGCCCGGGCCCACCTTGTCGAAGTTCCTCTGCTTCTTGTCcagggcggcggcggccgcgTTGGAGCGCTCCACGTCCACCATCAGGTCCTCGATCTCGTTCTGCAGGCGGTGCTTGGTCTTCTCCAGCGAGGAGCACTTGGCGTTGACGGCCTCGACGGCCTCCTCGGCGTCCTGCAGCCGCTGGGCCAGCTTCTTCCTGCCCGTGTTGGTGAGGGCGGGGGAGTAGTGGTGggagtgggtggggaagatggagGGTGTGGATTTGGACAAGGGGAAACATGGTGAGTCTTGCGGAAAACAGTCTTTGAAAACTCAGAGGCGTTGTTGGAGAAGCCTGAGGACAGGCCCAGGGGCAGACAGCAAGGCAGTTGGAGGGTCTGGGGGACAGGGTGTGAAGACCCACAGCACCCAGGGAGCCTTCTGCGAGGCATCCCTCCCACCCTGGGCCAGCCTCTAGGCTTGCAGACTTGGAGGACACATGCAGTCCCAGCACCCCGCTTCTCACCTGCCATGGCACCCTGCCCCAGGTGGGAGCACTCTGCCCTCAGACAAACCTTTTGTTCGTCTTATATTCGGATGAGAAACATAACGCGAGCAAAAAGCTTTCctgagaggagaaggaggtggggccGGGGCAGGGTCCTCTGCATTGTCAAAACCTAGCTTAGCATCCACCCCCTCAGCCGGCCCCAGTGAGCAGTGGGCTGGGCTGCGGCCTGCTGACACAGGGGCCCCTGCCAGAGGCAGGCTGCCCGGGACTCACTtggcctcctccagctcctcggTCCTCTGGATGGCATCTGTCTCGTACTTGGTCCTCCACTGGGCCACCTCTGAGTTGGCCTTGGACAGGACGCGCTGCAGCTCGGCCTTGGCTTCCGTCTCTTCCTCGTACTGCTCCCGCAGCAGGTCACAGTCGTGCCGGGCCGACTGTAGTGCGTGGGCCAGGGCGTTCTTTGCCTGCGAGGGGTGGCACCGAGAGGGGCTCAGCTTGCCCTGTGATGCACTGCTTGTCTCCCCACTCTAATTTCAGCATCCTCCCACAGTCTCACCTGTTTCTAAATCCCTAGTGGACCTGGAACAGTTTACCAAGTACTGTTAACAAAGTCCATACAGTGCCGCACTGTTTACAAAGTGCGTTGTGCCCACCCCCCTCATGCTCCTCACGCAGCAGGCTTTACCATcctcacccccattttacagcgGAGGAGACGGAGGCTCAGAGATATTAGGCAATTTCCCCAAGGTCACCAAGCTCTTAAGAGGCAGATTACGATTTGAGCCctgacctttttaaaaattcatattctttcccctttTTAATGAGCCCTGCAAAGTGCTCGAAATAGAATCCAGTTGAGTTTCTTTCTCCAGTTTTCAGATTGCCCTGCAAATCCCAGGACCACTTGTACAGTTCCTGCATCCCATACCTATGCCCAGCCAAGGCCATCACGGCTCTCTAGTTTATTTCCTCTCTTCAtctcattccccccacccccacccccacctcttacCCCATGCCCTCCCGAGATGGCTGCAGAAAGGCAGAGGGCCTCTGAGTGGGAGGTAGAATTAGGCGGCATATGGTAGGGCCTGGGATtctcagggggctcagtggtaaagaatctgcctgctaatgctggagacacaagttcgattactgggtctggaagatccccgagaggagggaatggcaacccattccagtattcttgcctgaaaaatccaatggacagaggagcctggcgggcttcagtccatggttttgcaaagattggacttgactgaatgtacacacacatacacatacacatggtAGGGTCTGGgcattttctttttggaaaatggGAAAATACTGGGTAGACAGCAAGCCTCATTCTTGGGAAAGAAGTGATGTGGATGCAAGGCCAGCCAGTATGCTGGACAAGTGGCCTGACTCTTGGCCTCACCTTAACCTCCTCTTCCAGCTGCCGCTTGAGGTCCTCTAGCTGCTGCGTGTAGGTGAGCTTGCCTCGGGTCAGCTGGGAGATCAGCGCCTCCTTCTCATCCAGCTGCCGGGACagctcacctggagaggcatcgaAGCACACTCAACTCTCAAGGGCCGGTCactcctctctcccccacccctcctctaACCCTCAGGTCCCATTCTCTGGAGAGATGTGTGCATACCCAAGCCTGGATTGGCTCAGGAACTCAGAAGACAAGAGTAGGGCTCACCGTTCTCGGTCTGCAGCTTGGCCCGTTGGCTTGTGAGGTCGTTGACAGAACGCTGGGTCTCCTCAGCCTTGCTTCGGTGCTCATTCATCTGGTCCTCTAGGGTCCTGCACATCTTCTCCAGGTTAGCCTGAGATGGGAAGGAGAGTTATACGGTGTATGCAGGGGGCTGATGGGGTGCGAGCAGTGCAATTAAAGGAGCAGGGAAAGAGGAAGGCATAGAGGAAGAGTCCAAGGACAGGGTAGAAGAAGGAAGCAGGAAACTGAACAAGACAAAGAGAGGAGATGTGGACAGAAAGCAGAGGCAGGTGGAGGGAattggaggagaggagaggagagccgGGCCCACCTTGGCCTTGATGATCTGCTCCATGTTGGACGTGACGTCGTCCAGCTCCAGCTTGAActcactcttctccttctccagcttctgcttcacgCGCTGCAGGTTGTCGATCTGCTCGCCCAGCTCGGCCACGCTGTCGGCGTGCTTCTTGCGCAGGGCGGCCGCCGTGGCCTCATGCTGCAGCGTGGCCTCCTCCAGGTCCCGCCTCATCTTCTGGAACTCAGCCTCGCGCTTCTTATTCATCTCGATCTGCACGGACGTGGCCCCGCCAGCCTCCTCCAGCCGCTCGCTGATCTCCTCCAGCTCCCGGGACAGGTCTGAGCGCAGCTTCTCCACCTTGGCCCGGGCCGTGCGCTCggcctccagctcctcctccagctctTCGATGCGTGCCTGGGCGGGACACGGAGGGGGCTCAGACCCAGCCCCTTGGCCCTCTATCGGAGCCCCCTCCCAGGGCTCTAGAAGGCTCCTGGCTTGTCAGCTTAGTCCCACCAGGGGACAAGTAGAAATAAAAGGATCACCTCGGTGAGATGGTTTGGATAGTTGAGTTAGCCTGCCTTTGGGCCAAAACATGCTACATTCTCTTTATGGGAAGGAAAGTGGCTGAAGGACAAAGGGACCAGTGTTCCAGGGACAGTTTAGGCAGTTTTGTGGCAAAAATAATTGAAGTTGGAATGAGAGAGTCAGGTTCGTCTGACCggacaactaagacccaacacagtgtCCACTCTAGAGGTAAGAACTGAAGTCACAGCCCAGCTGGGCTGAAGGGTCCTGAAAAGCCATGGGGAACAGAGGAGGACATATAGATCCAGAGATTGGCAGTGCGCTCCCCATGGTCACCAGCTAAACAACAGCTGACATAGGAAGCTGGGATTTCTGTCCTCAGACCGGTGAGTTTTTCCAGATCTCTTCCTATGTCATCCTTGGATTAGCCGGCCCTCCTGGAAGTGCTCCATGGGGGATTTGTGATAGCCAGCATCTCCCTTCACAGGCACAGAGCCAGTGCCTGTGATGCTGGGCGAGAACAGCCTGGAGGAGCGTCGGGAGCCTGAGGACCAGCCCAGGGGCCTTACCTGAAGCTCTTTGAGCTTCTTCTGCAGCTGACTGCCCAGGGCCTGCTCATCTTCAATCCTCGCATTGAGGGCGTTCAGTTCAAAGTCCTTCCTGTGAGGAAGAAGGGACCGTGAGGCAAGGAAGGCTGATCAGGCTCAAGGAGGGGCTGCCAGTGGTTGGAGATGATAATGAAACAAATGAGGAGCAGGATTtcgtgggaaaaaaaaaaccacagcttccAGGGCTGTTGTAGGGTCCTTGAAAGTGTAACACCTGCTGGAGGATTGAAGTTCAATAGGAATTACAATAGGAAGAGCACTGTAGGTGGAGAGGTGAAGTGACAAGACCTGGGCTCCAAGATGATCCCTTCTTTggtctgtaaaatgagggcatTGGACTAGATCAACTCAAAGGCACCTTTTAGGTCTGATGGTCTTTAATTCTGTCTCTGTTACTTTGGGCAATTTggtaacctttctgagccttcctttcctctttggtaagtGAGGTTAAAGTACCATTCTTAAAAGGTCATTTGAGGATCAGTGGgatcatatattcattcattcagtaagtaCTGTGCCTGGGGAAGTGTGAAGACTTTCTGGGGAGGCTGTTGATCAGGATGAGTCTCAGAGGCTTTCAGAGTCCTGACCCTAAAGCAACAGAAGATCTTTGATTATCGAATATGTCCCACAGACTCACTCTTTGCCAGGTGTGAAATGTGAATCTACACATTTTGGAAGGTCTTGCAATAAGAATTGGAACCACAAGACCATTGAACAAAGAAGCAGCCAGACCCTGCACTGCTCACGTATGGTGGCTGACTGAATTTCTCTGTGGTCCTCTGGGCTCTCTGTGAAGGACCTGAAAGGACTTTCCTGAGAGGCTTTTGTGTGGAACTTTCCTCTGTGTTAAGCAACTGGTCTCCAAAGAGACTTGTGTATAAAGGGGGCAAGTGCCCAGCAGGAAGAGAGGGCTGGAGGGATCTGGGTTAGACTTTTGCCAGGGAGGCCTGCTGGGCCCTGATGTGCGTGTCTGGGGGAGGAAAGCTTTCTTCCTGGAGGCTCTGCCCACAGTTTTGCACCCCCGTATGGAGGCCGCATGAAGCTGTTGCCTCTGAGGATGGATCTGTTGGGTCAGCTAGTATTGCCATGGGTGGAACAGGCTGCTGGGTGTGGGAGGAGGATGGGTGATGGGGCAGGGAACACGCTACTTTTTGAGCCGCTCATCCAGCTGCTGCTTGTCGTTCTCCAGGTCCATGATGCTCTCCTGGGTCAGCTTCAGGTCACCCTCCAGCTTCCGCTTGGCTCTCTCCAGGTCCATTCTCACCTTTTTCTCCTGCTCCAGGGATCCCTCCAGCTGATGAAGAGAAGGACCAGTGTGACCTGTTAGGCCAAGTATCCTGACTTGATAATTTGGGAACTCATTCTTTTTGGGGTTGAGGGATCCTCAGAGGTGTCAAGACTTGGGAAAACTTCCCCAGAATGGGCCAAATATTGCCAGGGGGCTGTGAGAGAACCTAGCATGAAGGGATGCTCAGTAACTATgataaatgactgaatgaatgactaGGTTAAAATCCCAAAGCTACTTTCATTTAATCTGCATCCTATAAGCACCTACTGGGTTCCAGGCCCCATCCTAGGCACTGTAGACACAAAATTGAATAAAACCAAGTTCCACCTAAAGGCAGCTTCCAGTCTGTGGCTGGGACCAATACTTCAATAATGATAACACAGAGCAATAAAGAATGATTCAGGAGAGATATACGCGAAGGACTACCTATGGGAACAGTGATCACTGAGTGCCAGATCCTGGCTAAAATATTAGAAGTCCAAAGATCCTCAAGGAGGATCTTTGTGAAGATCCCAAGGGAAAATTCCCAAGgaaatttattatgtttttatgaGATAACCCTCTAAATTCTGTGGTTGAAGACAGACATATAGGCTTGAACCTAAAGTGAAGGAAGGAAGCCCATCTCTACTGTTGATCACATCAGCAAAATGAGATACATAGCTCAGAACTGATCACCCCTCCCCTTGTCTATTCCCCAGTTCCCTTCTAGAAAGGTATCAGGAGAAGAAGCACTCTCTAACCCcacacccccaaacacacacacacatgcacgcacagaCACTGATGGACCTGGTATATCTAGGCCCTTGTAACAGTCTACTTACATCGTCCACATGCTGTTCCAGCTTGACCTTGGCCTTGGTCAGGGTGTTGACCTTGTCCTCCTCAGCCTGAAGGTCATCCAGGGCTTGCTGGTGGGCCTCTTGCAGAGCTTTTTTCTCCTTGGTCAGCTTAGCAATGATCTCATCCAGCCCAGCCATCTCCTCTGTCAGGTTCTTCACCTGTTGACCAAGAACCCCATCCGCTTTAGGGCTAAACATCACCAACCCGGAGACATCCATGGAGACCTCCAAGGCCAGGGGCCAGGACCACACTCAGGTCTGGGAATCCTGAGACTCAGTCTGGAGTCAAAGGGAGCCGCCCTCACCTTGTTCTCTGTCGCGTGCTTCTCCTTCTCCACCTTGGCCAGTGTCAGCTCCAGGTCATCAATGTCCCTCTTCAGCTCAGAGCACTCAtcttccagcttgcgcttcttgGCAGTGAGCTCAGCGTTCATTTCCTCCTCGTCCTCCAACCTCTCGGTCATCTCCTTCACCTTTGCCTCCAGCTGGATCTTGTTCTTGATCAGCTGGTCACAGCGTTCTTCCGCATCAGCCAGGTTGTCTTGTTCCTGAGGGCAAGGTGCAGAGGGGAAGCTATTCGGTGGATGGGGTAGATGGCAAAAGCTTGGAGGGACAGGCTCCACCTTCACTGTAAGAGGGCAACCCCAGGATCTCCCCAGCTGAGAAGAACCTCAGAaggatggggagaggaggagtTTTAGGGCAATGTGATAGGAGCACTGGGGAatgagagcagagaggaagggaacCAGAAGTCTCTTTATCTAGCCCTCTTCCTCTGGTCTCCTCCATCAAAGGGGAGGGAACTGCATTTGTTGATGTCAGCACTTCGCATATTTACAGCCTGGTGAAATGGGCAGCTTTATTCCCTGTCTAGAGATGAGGACATGGAGACCCAGAGATAACACatcatttgcccaaagtcacagaattATTAAGCTATGGGTCCAGGTTAAATCCTGATGGAAAACCTGTGTTTTTAAGTTAATcctttctccccttccctttctttctctttggaggCCTTTGGAAGTGTTGATTCCAGAATTCTCTGCTTATGAGGGCACAGGATGGTGACCCCCAGGTAGGGAGGTGCAGGGTGTGTGGGAGATGTGGGCAGGGGCCTGGGGGTCTTACCGCCTGCACTTGGAGCTGCAGGTCATTCTTTTCCTGCAGTAGGGACACCATCTTCTCCTCCAGCTCCTTGCGCCGAGCCTCTGACTTCTCCAGCGCCTCTTTGAGGCGCCCAAACTCCTCCTTCatggtggctatttccttctctgtctctgcgCTCTTCAGCAGTGGTTTGATCTTGAAGAAGAGCCTCATCCACGGCCAGTTCTTGACCGCCATGAAGGCCCGAATATTCCACTGGATAATCAGCAGGGAGTCTCTGCAGGGGCGAGCGAGAAGGTCGGTGAGACAGCCTCT harbors:
- the LOC122704695 gene encoding myosin-7; this encodes MVDAEMAAFGEAAPYLRKSEKERLEAQTRPFDLKKDVFVPDDKEEFVKATILSREGGKVTAETEHGKTVTVKEDQVLQQNPPKFDKIEDMAMLTFLHEPAVLYNLKERYASWMIYTYSGLFCVTINPYKWLPVYNAEVVAAYRGKKRSEAPPHIFSISDNAYQYMLTDRENQSILITGESGAGKTVNTKRVIQYFAVIAAIGDRSKKEQTTGKGTLEDQIIQANPALEAFGNAKTVRNDNSSRFGKFIRIHFGATGKLASADIETYLLEKSRVIFQLKAERDYHIFYQILSNKKPELLDMLLITNNPYDYAFISQGETTVASIDDAEELMATDNAFDVLGFTTEEKNSMYKLTGAIMHFGNMKFKQKQREEQAEPDGTEEADKSAYLMGLNSADLLKGLCHPRVKVGNEYVTKGQNVQQVAYATGALAKAVYERMFNWMVTRINATLETRQPRQYFIGVLDIAGFEIFDFNSFEQLCINFTNEKLQQFFNHHMFVLEQEEYKKEGIEWEFIDFGMDLQACIDLIEKPMGIMSILEEECMFPKATDMTFKAKLYDNHLGKSHNFQKPRNIKGKPEAHFSLIHYAGTVDYNIIGWLQKNKDPLNETVVDLYKKSSLKMLSNLFANYAGFDSPIEKGKGKAKKGSSFQTVSALHRENLNKLMTNLRSTHPHFVRCIIPNETKSPGVIDNPLVMHQLRCNGVLEGIRICRKGFPNRILYGDFRQRYRILNPAAIPEGQFIDSRKGAEKLLGSLDIDHNQYKFGHTKVFFKAGLLGLLEEMRDERLSRIITRIQAQSRGVLSRMEFKKLLERRDSLLIIQWNIRAFMAVKNWPWMRLFFKIKPLLKSAETEKEIATMKEEFGRLKEALEKSEARRKELEEKMVSLLQEKNDLQLQVQAEQDNLADAEERCDQLIKNKIQLEAKVKEMTERLEDEEEMNAELTAKKRKLEDECSELKRDIDDLELTLAKVEKEKHATENKVKNLTEEMAGLDEIIAKLTKEKKALQEAHQQALDDLQAEEDKVNTLTKAKVKLEQHVDDLEGSLEQEKKVRMDLERAKRKLEGDLKLTQESIMDLENDKQQLDERLKKKDFELNALNARIEDEQALGSQLQKKLKELQARIEELEEELEAERTARAKVEKLRSDLSRELEEISERLEEAGGATSVQIEMNKKREAEFQKMRRDLEEATLQHEATAAALRKKHADSVAELGEQIDNLQRVKQKLEKEKSEFKLELDDVTSNMEQIIKAKANLEKMCRTLEDQMNEHRSKAEETQRSVNDLTSQRAKLQTENGELSRQLDEKEALISQLTRGKLTYTQQLEDLKRQLEEEVKAKNALAHALQSARHDCDLLREQYEEETEAKAELQRVLSKANSEVAQWRTKYETDAIQRTEELEEAKKKLAQRLQDAEEAVEAVNAKCSSLEKTKHRLQNEIEDLMVDVERSNAAAAALDKKQRNFDKILAEWKQKYEESQSELESSQKEARSLSTELFKLKNAYEESLEHLETFKRENKNLQEEISDLTEQLGSSGKTIHELEKVRKQLEAEKMELQSALEEAEASLEHEEGKILRAQLEFNQIKAEMERKLAEKDEEMEQAKRNHLRVVDSLQTSLDAETRSRNEALRVKKKMEGDLNEMEIQLSHANRLAAEAQKQVKSLQSLLKDTQIQLDDAVRANDDLKENIAIVERRNNLLQAELEELRAVVEQTERSRKLAEQELIETSERVQLLHSQNTSLINQKKKMEADLSQLQTEVEEAVQECRNAEEKAKKAITDAAMMAEELKKEQDTSAHLERMKKNMEQTIKDLQHRLDEAEQIALKGGKKQLQKLEARVRELENELEAEQKRNAESVKGMRKSERRIKELTYQTEEDRKNLLRLQDLVDKLQLKVKAYKRQAEEAEEQANTNLSKFRKVQHELDEAEERADIAESQVNKLRAKSRDIGAKGLNEE